One Paracoccaceae bacterium genomic region harbors:
- the dusA gene encoding tRNA dihydrouridine(20/20a) synthase DusA has protein sequence MKENQSHRLSVAPMMDWTDRHCRAFHRCMTRRAMLYTEMVTAPAVIHGPRARLLGFAQAEHPVALQLGGSDPDELAQAVRIARDWGYDEINLNVGCPSDRVQSGCFGAVLMERPALVAECVAAMIAESPVPVTVKCRIGVDDQVPERALPDFIHHVSAAGVGHFVIHARKAWLQGLSPKENREIPPLDHALVFRMKREFPQLTICLNGGVTSLAQARDLLAQGIDGVMIGRAAYHDPASVLIGADALWGEDHAPDPFDVARRMRSYITDHMANGGRLHQVTRHMLGLFSGRPGARGWRRMLSEGAARGGIEVYDAALGQVVQAAA, from the coding sequence ATGAAAGAAAATCAATCACATAGACTATCCGTCGCGCCCATGATGGACTGGACGGACCGGCATTGCCGGGCCTTCCACCGCTGCATGACCCGGCGCGCGATGCTTTACACCGAGATGGTCACCGCGCCCGCCGTCATTCACGGCCCGCGCGCGCGGTTGCTGGGCTTCGCGCAGGCGGAACACCCCGTCGCGCTGCAACTCGGCGGATCGGATCCCGACGAGCTGGCGCAGGCGGTGCGGATTGCGCGGGACTGGGGGTATGACGAGATCAACCTCAACGTCGGGTGCCCCTCCGATCGGGTGCAGTCCGGCTGCTTCGGGGCGGTGCTCATGGAGCGGCCCGCGCTCGTGGCCGAATGCGTGGCAGCCATGATCGCGGAAAGCCCGGTGCCCGTCACGGTGAAATGCAGGATCGGGGTTGATGACCAGGTTCCGGAACGTGCCTTGCCCGACTTCATCCACCACGTCTCGGCGGCCGGGGTGGGGCATTTCGTGATCCATGCGCGCAAGGCCTGGCTGCAAGGCCTGTCACCCAAGGAGAACCGCGAGATTCCGCCCCTCGACCATGCGCTGGTGTTCCGAATGAAGCGGGAGTTCCCGCAGCTGACGATCTGCCTCAACGGCGGGGTGACCAGCCTTGCGCAGGCCCGCGACCTGCTGGCGCAGGGCATCGACGGCGTGATGATCGGGCGTGCGGCCTATCACGATCCCGCCTCGGTCCTGATCGGGGCCGATGCGCTCTGGGGTGAGGACCATGCCCCCGATCCCTTTGACGTGGCACGAAGGATGCGGTCCTACATCACCGACCACATGGCGAACGGCGGGCGGTTGCATCAGGTGACGCGGCACATGCTGGGGCTCTTTTCCGGTCGCCCGGGCGCACGAGGTTGGCGGCGGATGCTGTCGGAGGGGGCCGCGCGCGGCGGGATCGAGGTGTATGACGCGGCCCTGGGGCAGGTCGTGCAGGCTGCGGCCTGA
- a CDS encoding iron ABC transporter permease — MAGYSSNTGRAGVIWLVLLVAGVGLLPWFKGAGLASVPLASALAEGLAGRAWLLPLVAVTAALCGLAAAGRHWSRGPAAMPLVVAGLALLVLQGFAVGLRGPAVPGIEVLFPAALQGQPGLGPGGFLAAIALLGLLAEVLAVRGFCRGERFPAGAVVFVVALLSAFVLFPIVKLGAAAFMDDEGRLSFGPFLARLAAPDLWGLSCFTGSGLRCGVVVNTVVLGVLAAFFSTLLGLALAMLVARTDVRFKRALRAISILPIITPPFVVGVAIIVLFGRTGVLTQFGAEVFDVRPTRWVYGLPGILMAQVLAFAPVTFLVLLGTIEAINPTLEEASKTLGARSFATFRTVTWPLLRPGLAAAFLLAFIESLADFGNPIVLGGGYDVLSTKIYFAVVGARYDLSNAATLAMVLLALTMIAFWLQMRWLGRKSYVTVTGKSDAGLAAPLPRPVKIAVVAVIVPWVLFTIGVYAIVIGGGFVKDVARMDLSPTIAHLWTAFSFEIGAEGLRLYGSAWNSMITTLWVSGVAAPLTTIVGILAAWLIARQDFAGKRAFEFGTMLSFAIPGTVVGVSYVAAFNVPPVDITGTMAILVICFVFRNMPVGMRAGMAALAQIDRSMEEASQTMGAGGFATLRRVVLPLVRPAVFTALVYSFVTAMTAVSAVIFLVTARHNMATAYIMGRVENGEYALAIAYSAVLMIVMVLCVVAIQALVGRRQLGRRQELQGSIAQPAE; from the coding sequence ATCGCGGGCTATTCCAGCAACACAGGGCGAGCCGGGGTGATCTGGCTCGTCCTTCTGGTGGCTGGCGTCGGTCTGCTGCCCTGGTTCAAGGGGGCGGGGCTGGCGTCCGTGCCTCTTGCGTCGGCACTGGCCGAAGGGCTGGCGGGCCGGGCGTGGCTTTTGCCGCTGGTCGCGGTGACGGCGGCGCTTTGCGGCCTGGCGGCGGCGGGGCGTCACTGGTCGCGCGGTCCGGCAGCGATGCCGCTGGTGGTGGCGGGGCTTGCGCTGCTGGTGCTGCAGGGCTTTGCGGTGGGGCTGCGCGGCCCGGCGGTTCCGGGGATCGAGGTGCTGTTCCCGGCCGCACTGCAGGGCCAGCCCGGGCTGGGGCCGGGGGGATTTCTTGCGGCAATCGCGCTGCTTGGCCTGCTGGCCGAGGTTCTGGCGGTGCGCGGCTTCTGCCGGGGAGAGCGGTTTCCTGCGGGCGCGGTGGTCTTTGTCGTGGCGCTGCTGTCGGCCTTCGTGCTGTTTCCCATCGTCAAGCTGGGTGCTGCGGCCTTTATGGACGATGAGGGCCGCCTTTCGTTCGGGCCATTCCTCGCGCGGCTTGCGGCGCCGGACCTGTGGGGGCTGTCCTGCTTTACCGGATCGGGCCTGCGCTGCGGGGTGGTGGTGAACACCGTCGTTCTGGGGGTGCTGGCCGCGTTCTTTTCCACACTGCTGGGCCTGGCGCTTGCGATGCTGGTGGCGCGCACCGATGTGCGGTTCAAGCGCGCGCTGCGGGCGATCTCGATCCTGCCGATCATCACGCCGCCCTTCGTCGTGGGCGTCGCGATCATCGTGCTGTTCGGGCGCACGGGCGTCCTGACACAGTTCGGCGCCGAGGTGTTCGACGTGCGTCCGACCCGGTGGGTCTATGGTCTGCCGGGCATCCTGATGGCGCAGGTTCTGGCCTTCGCGCCGGTGACATTCCTGGTGCTCCTGGGCACGATCGAAGCGATCAATCCAACGCTGGAGGAAGCGTCGAAGACGCTGGGCGCGCGGTCTTTTGCCACCTTCCGCACGGTCACATGGCCGCTGCTGCGGCCCGGTCTGGCGGCGGCGTTCCTGCTGGCCTTCATCGAAAGCCTTGCGGATTTCGGGAACCCCATCGTGCTGGGCGGCGGCTATGACGTGCTGTCCACCAAGATCTATTTCGCCGTCGTGGGCGCCCGCTATGACCTGTCGAATGCCGCTACGCTGGCCATGGTGCTGCTGGCGCTGACCATGATCGCGTTCTGGCTGCAGATGCGCTGGCTGGGCCGCAAGAGCTATGTGACGGTGACCGGCAAGTCCGATGCGGGCCTTGCCGCGCCGCTGCCGCGCCCGGTGAAGATTGCCGTCGTGGCCGTGATCGTGCCCTGGGTCCTGTTCACGATCGGCGTCTATGCCATCGTGATCGGCGGCGGGTTCGTCAAGGACGTGGCGCGGATGGACCTGTCACCCACCATCGCCCATCTGTGGACGGCATTCTCTTTCGAGATCGGTGCCGAGGGGCTGCGGCTTTACGGGTCGGCCTGGAACTCGATGATCACCACGCTGTGGGTGTCGGGCGTGGCGGCCCCGCTGACCACCATCGTCGGCATCCTGGCGGCCTGGCTGATCGCGCGGCAGGATTTCGCGGGCAAGCGCGCCTTCGAATTCGGTACCATGCTGTCATTCGCGATTCCCGGCACCGTGGTGGGCGTTTCCTATGTTGCGGCCTTCAATGTGCCGCCGGTCGACATCACGGGCACCATGGCGATCCTTGTCATCTGCTTTGTCTTCCGCAACATGCCGGTGGGCATGCGGGCAGGCATGGCCGCGCTGGCGCAGATCGACCGCAGCATGGAGGAGGCGAGCCAGACGATGGGGGCGGGCGGCTTTGCCACGCTGCGCCGCGTGGTTCTGCCGCTGGTCCGGCCTGCTGTCTTTACCGCGCTGGTCTATTCGTTCGTGACCGCGATGACGGCGGTGTCGGCCGTGATCTTTCTGGTCACGGCGCGGCACAACATGGCAACGGCCTACATCATGGGGCGCGTGGAGAATGGCGAATACGCGCTGGCGATCGCCTATTCCGCCGTGCTGATGATCGTGATGGTCCTGTGCGTCGTGGCGATCCAGGCGCTGGTCGGCCGTCGACAGTTGGGCCGACGGCAGGAATTGCAGGGCAGCATCGCCCAGCCTGCGGAATGA
- a CDS encoding sulfite exporter TauE/SafE family protein — protein MPALAELLPMLAFLLVIGGAAGVIAGLLGVGGGIVLVPAFLFAFSHLGYDGPGLMQVCLGTSLATIVFSSLRSVRLHDARGAVDRGLLRQISPAVVLGAVLGTATAMELRTETLQAVFGVLAMIAGLYLAFGRAQWRLAAAMPSGARLYGYGGALGYVAVLMGIGGGTFGVPLMTLHGMAIHRAIGTAAGLGLVIAVPAVAGFLFVSVAQPPPMTVGAVNIPAFLAVIGTTMITTPWGARLAHRMDAGRLKRIFAVFILIVAVNMLRKSMGW, from the coding sequence ATGCCCGCACTAGCCGAACTTCTGCCCATGCTGGCTTTCCTGCTTGTCATCGGCGGCGCGGCGGGGGTCATCGCCGGGCTGCTGGGTGTCGGGGGGGGCATCGTTCTGGTGCCGGCCTTCCTGTTCGCCTTTTCCCATCTCGGCTACGATGGGCCGGGACTGATGCAGGTCTGCCTTGGCACCTCTCTGGCAACGATCGTGTTCTCGTCCCTCCGCTCGGTGCGTCTGCATGATGCGCGGGGTGCGGTCGACCGTGGCCTGCTGCGTCAGATATCGCCCGCCGTTGTGCTGGGCGCGGTGCTCGGAACGGCAACCGCGATGGAGCTTCGGACCGAGACCCTGCAGGCGGTGTTCGGTGTCCTGGCGATGATCGCCGGGCTGTATCTCGCGTTTGGTCGGGCGCAGTGGCGACTTGCGGCGGCGATGCCCAGTGGAGCGCGGCTCTACGGCTATGGCGGCGCCCTGGGCTATGTTGCGGTTCTGATGGGCATCGGAGGCGGCACATTCGGCGTGCCGCTGATGACCCTGCACGGCATGGCGATCCATCGCGCCATCGGCACGGCGGCGGGGCTGGGCCTGGTCATCGCGGTGCCCGCTGTCGCGGGGTTCCTGTTCGTGTCGGTGGCGCAACCGCCGCCGATGACCGTGGGCGCGGTGAACATTCCGGCCTTCCTGGCGGTGATCGGAACCACGATGATCACCACGCCCTGGGGCGCGCGGCTGGCACATCGCATGGACGCGGGGCGGCTGAAGCGCATATTCGCGGTGTTCATTCTGATCGTCGCGGTCAACATGCTGCGCAAGTCGATGGGGTGGTAG
- the lipA gene encoding lipoyl synthase, translating into MRDLKLPEGRHPEKAHRPDQAQPRKPSWIRVKAPTSDGYKATRDIIRDQKLVTVCEEAGCPNVGECWSQGHATMMIMGEICTRGCTFCNVATGRPQTLDAFEPGRVAHAVAQLGLNHVVVTSVDRDDLADGGAEHFAQTIRAIRHRAPGTTIEVLTPDFLKCGPSALETVVAARPDVFNHNLETVPGLYPEVRPGARYFHSLRLLQRVKELDPAMFTKSGIMVGLGEDRQAVLQVMDDMRAADVDFLTIGQYLQPTPKHHRIDRFVTPDEFASYEQAARGKGFLMVSATPLTRSSYHAGDDFAAMRAAREARLGRG; encoded by the coding sequence TTGCGCGATCTCAAGCTGCCCGAAGGCCGTCACCCCGAAAAGGCGCATCGTCCCGATCAGGCCCAGCCCAGGAAGCCGTCCTGGATCCGGGTCAAGGCGCCGACCTCCGACGGCTACAAGGCCACGCGCGACATCATCCGCGATCAGAAGCTCGTCACCGTCTGCGAAGAGGCAGGTTGCCCCAACGTCGGCGAATGCTGGAGCCAGGGCCACGCCACCATGATGATCATGGGCGAGATCTGCACCCGGGGCTGCACCTTCTGCAACGTGGCGACCGGTCGGCCGCAGACGCTCGATGCGTTCGAGCCGGGCCGCGTTGCGCATGCCGTGGCACAGCTTGGCCTGAACCATGTGGTCGTCACGTCTGTGGACCGCGATGATCTGGCGGACGGTGGGGCGGAGCATTTCGCCCAGACGATCCGTGCCATACGCCACCGTGCGCCCGGCACGACGATCGAGGTTCTGACCCCGGACTTCCTCAAATGCGGGCCCTCGGCGCTCGAAACCGTGGTTGCGGCGCGCCCGGACGTGTTCAACCACAACCTGGAAACCGTCCCCGGGCTTTACCCCGAGGTGCGGCCCGGAGCCCGTTACTTCCATTCGCTGCGGCTGTTGCAGCGGGTCAAGGAGCTTGATCCCGCCATGTTCACCAAATCGGGGATCATGGTGGGCCTGGGCGAGGACCGGCAGGCGGTGCTGCAGGTGATGGACGACATGCGCGCGGCGGACGTCGATTTCCTGACCATCGGCCAGTACCTGCAACCGACGCCCAAGCATCATCGGATCGACCGGTTCGTCACGCCGGACGAATTCGCCTCCTACGAACAGGCGGCACGCGGCAAGGGTTTTCTGATGGTATCTGCGACGCCGCTCACCCGGTCGTCCTATCACGCGGGTGATGATTTCGCGGCCATGCGCGCCGCCCGCGAGGCCCGGCTGGGCCGGGGCTGA
- a CDS encoding arginine--tRNA ligase produces MNLFSEIRALVLAEVAAMQSAGELPQGLDIAAITVEPPRDAGHGDMATNAAMVLAKPAGLPPRQIAEGLAAGLAADPRILAADVAGPGFLNLRLRPEVWQGHVAAVLAAGPDFGRSAIGGGARVNVEFVSANPTGPMHVGHVRGAVVGDALARLLAFAGWNVTREYYINDGGAQVDVLARSAYERYREAHGLSPDIREGLYPGDYLIPVGEALKARYGDSLLDKGEQFWLAEVRDFATGMMMAMIREDLAALGVTMDVYSSEKALYGTGKIEAALARLREQGLIYEGVLEPPKGKTPEDWEPREQTLFRSTAHGDDVDRPVKKSDGGWTYFAPDIAYHYDKVERGFDALIDIFGADHSGYVKRMKAAVAALSAGRVPLDIKLIQLVKLWKGGAPFKMSKRAGTFVTLRDVVEEVGADVTRFIMLTRKNDVALDFDFDKVLEQSKDNPVFYVQYAHARIRSVERRAAEAGIGPDTAFDATLLSHPSELALIAKLAEWPRLVEIAARGNEPHRVAFYLYELASDLHAHWNRGNDEPALRFVQEGDPATTAAKIALARAVAVVIRAGLAILGVQPVEEMR; encoded by the coding sequence ATGAACCTTTTCAGTGAAATCCGTGCGCTCGTGCTGGCCGAGGTGGCGGCCATGCAGTCGGCGGGCGAACTGCCGCAGGGCCTGGACATTGCCGCGATCACGGTCGAACCGCCGCGGGACGCAGGGCACGGCGACATGGCAACCAATGCGGCCATGGTGCTGGCCAAACCCGCCGGACTGCCGCCGCGCCAGATCGCCGAAGGGCTGGCGGCGGGGCTGGCAGCGGACCCGCGCATCCTTGCGGCCGATGTGGCAGGGCCGGGTTTCCTGAATCTGCGGCTGAGGCCCGAGGTGTGGCAGGGCCACGTCGCCGCCGTGCTGGCGGCGGGGCCGGATTTCGGGCGGTCCGCTATTGGCGGCGGCGCGCGGGTCAACGTCGAATTCGTCAGCGCGAACCCCACCGGGCCGATGCACGTCGGCCATGTGCGCGGCGCGGTTGTCGGCGATGCGCTGGCGCGCCTTCTGGCATTCGCCGGATGGAACGTCACCCGCGAATACTACATCAACGACGGCGGCGCACAGGTCGACGTTCTGGCGCGTTCGGCCTACGAACGCTACCGCGAGGCGCACGGCCTGTCCCCGGACATCCGCGAGGGCCTCTATCCCGGCGATTACCTGATCCCCGTGGGCGAGGCGCTGAAGGCAAGGTACGGCGACAGCCTGCTCGACAAGGGCGAGCAGTTCTGGCTGGCCGAGGTGCGCGACTTCGCGACCGGGATGATGATGGCCATGATCCGCGAGGATCTGGCGGCGCTGGGTGTCACGATGGACGTCTATTCCAGCGAGAAGGCGCTTTACGGCACCGGCAAGATCGAGGCGGCGCTGGCGCGGCTGCGCGAACAGGGGCTGATCTACGAGGGCGTTCTGGAACCGCCCAAGGGCAAGACGCCCGAGGATTGGGAGCCCCGCGAACAGACGCTGTTCCGGTCGACCGCGCATGGCGACGATGTGGATCGTCCGGTCAAGAAATCCGACGGTGGCTGGACCTATTTTGCGCCCGACATCGCCTACCACTACGACAAGGTCGAGCGCGGCTTCGATGCGCTGATCGACATCTTCGGCGCCGATCACAGCGGCTACGTGAAGCGGATGAAGGCGGCGGTCGCGGCATTGTCGGCGGGGCGCGTGCCACTGGACATCAAGCTGATCCAGCTGGTGAAGCTGTGGAAGGGCGGGGCGCCGTTCAAGATGTCCAAGCGCGCCGGAACGTTCGTCACGCTGCGCGACGTGGTGGAGGAGGTCGGCGCCGACGTCACCCGCTTCATCATGCTGACCCGCAAGAATGACGTCGCGCTGGATTTCGACTTCGACAAGGTGCTGGAACAGTCCAAGGACAACCCCGTCTTCTATGTCCAGTATGCCCATGCGCGCATCCGGTCGGTCGAACGGCGCGCGGCCGAGGCGGGGATCGGCCCGGATACGGCCTTCGATGCCACGCTTCTGTCGCATCCTTCGGAACTGGCACTGATCGCGAAGCTTGCCGAATGGCCGCGTCTGGTCGAGATCGCGGCCAGGGGGAACGAGCCGCATCGCGTGGCCTTCTACCTTTATGAACTGGCCTCCGACCTGCACGCCCACTGGAACCGCGGCAACGACGAACCCGCGCTGCGCTTCGTGCAGGAGGGCGATCCGGCCACAACGGCGGCGAAAATCGCCCTTGCCCGCGCCGTGGCGGTTGTGATCCGCGCTGGCCTTGCTATCCTTGGCGTCCAACCGGTGGAGGAAATGCGCTGA
- a CDS encoding endonuclease → MRRIAKGMLLVLAALALVACGLHVAQSGNPALPPRPDGALRVATLNVHYILANRATGAWSLADWDRRREPLDLAFKATGADIVAFQEMESFRGGDEDSDNIARAWLLARNSGYAAAAIGDWRVFPSTQPIFYRRDRLRLMDQGWFFFSTTPDVIYSRTFNGSWPAFASWADFLPLDGGRRIRVVNVHFEHRSRSNRHLSAALVAERLAPMLTAGEPVILAGDLNDIAGTRTLAILQDAGFSFLPVQGATFHLNGGLNLLPAIDHIALAGPLRAAGAPTVLRQRFGGEWPSDHYPVVADVTLPE, encoded by the coding sequence ATGCGCCGGATCGCGAAGGGCATGCTCCTGGTGCTGGCGGCGCTGGCGCTGGTCGCCTGCGGGCTGCATGTGGCGCAATCGGGCAACCCGGCCCTGCCGCCGCGTCCGGACGGCGCGCTGCGCGTCGCGACGCTGAACGTCCACTATATCCTGGCAAACCGTGCCACGGGTGCGTGGTCACTGGCAGACTGGGACCGGCGCAGGGAACCGCTCGACCTGGCGTTCAAGGCAACCGGTGCCGACATCGTCGCATTTCAGGAAATGGAAAGCTTTCGGGGCGGGGACGAGGACAGCGACAACATTGCCCGCGCCTGGCTGCTGGCGCGGAACTCGGGCTATGCGGCGGCGGCGATCGGTGACTGGCGGGTCTTTCCTTCGACCCAGCCGATCTTCTACCGGCGCGACCGCCTGCGCCTGATGGACCAGGGCTGGTTCTTCTTTTCGACGACGCCCGATGTGATCTACTCCCGCACCTTCAACGGATCATGGCCCGCCTTCGCATCATGGGCCGATTTCCTGCCGCTGGATGGAGGGCGCCGCATCCGCGTCGTCAATGTGCATTTCGAGCACCGCAGCCGGTCGAACCGGCATCTCTCTGCGGCACTGGTCGCCGAAAGGCTCGCCCCGATGCTGACGGCGGGCGAACCGGTGATCCTGGCAGGCGACCTGAACGATATTGCCGGAACCCGGACCCTGGCCATCCTGCAGGATGCGGGGTTTTCCTTCCTGCCGGTGCAGGGCGCCACATTTCACCTGAACGGGGGTCTGAACCTGTTGCCCGCGATCGATCACATTGCGCTCGCCGGGCCGCTGCGGGCGGCGGGTGCGCCCACAGTGCTGCGGCAGAGGTTCGGCGGCGAATGGCCCAGCGACCACTATCCTGTGGTGGCCGATGTGACGCTGCCGGAATGA
- a CDS encoding ABC transporter substrate-binding protein: protein MERRTMLLAGSTALGLLAATGAQAQSNELVLYCSVQEEWCRVMSEAFTRETGVNVLMTRKSSGETYAQIKAEEGQPRGDVWWGGTGDPHLQAAQEGLTEEYRSPMLADLQPWALSQAETAGYRTVGIYAGGLGFGYNSELVTENPPACWADLIDARFKDDVQVANPNSSGTAYTMLATFVQLMGEDEAFAFMAKLHQNVSQYTQSGSAPIRAAATGETAVGIVFMHDAVTQAVDGAPIVTVAPCEGTGYEVGSMSLIKGGPNPDNAKKWYDWALSAAAQELGATAKSFQVPSNKNAATPPEAPKLADIKLIDYDFAKFGSSDERTRLLARSDAEIGSLPK from the coding sequence ATGGAACGTCGCACAATGCTGCTGGCCGGGTCCACCGCGCTGGGCCTTCTTGCCGCAACCGGCGCGCAGGCGCAGTCGAACGAACTGGTGCTTTACTGCTCGGTGCAGGAGGAATGGTGCCGGGTGATGTCGGAGGCGTTCACCCGCGAGACCGGCGTCAATGTGCTGATGACCCGCAAGTCGAGCGGCGAGACCTATGCGCAGATCAAGGCCGAGGAAGGCCAGCCCCGCGGCGACGTGTGGTGGGGTGGCACCGGCGATCCGCATCTGCAGGCGGCGCAGGAAGGGCTGACCGAGGAATACCGCTCGCCCATGCTGGCCGACCTGCAACCCTGGGCGCTGTCCCAGGCCGAGACGGCCGGCTATCGCACGGTGGGCATCTATGCGGGCGGGCTTGGATTTGGCTACAACTCGGAGCTTGTGACCGAGAACCCCCCGGCCTGCTGGGCCGATCTGATCGACGCGCGGTTCAAGGATGACGTGCAGGTGGCGAACCCGAATTCGTCGGGTACGGCCTACACGATGCTGGCCACCTTCGTTCAGTTGATGGGCGAGGACGAAGCCTTTGCCTTCATGGCCAAGCTTCACCAGAATGTCAGCCAATACACCCAGTCGGGATCGGCACCGATCCGTGCTGCGGCGACCGGCGAAACGGCGGTCGGCATCGTGTTCATGCATGACGCGGTGACCCAGGCGGTTGACGGCGCCCCCATCGTGACCGTCGCCCCCTGCGAGGGCACGGGCTATGAGGTCGGCTCGATGTCGCTGATCAAGGGCGGTCCGAACCCGGACAACGCGAAGAAATGGTATGACTGGGCGCTGTCGGCGGCCGCGCAGGAACTGGGCGCCACTGCCAAGAGCTTCCAGGTGCCCTCGAACAAGAACGCGGCCACCCCGCCGGAGGCGCCGAAACTGGCCGACATCAAGCTGATCGACTACGACTTCGCAAAGTTCGGGTCGAGCGACGAACGCACCCGGCTGCTGGCCCGGTCGGATGCCGAGATCGGTTCGCTGCCGAAGTGA
- a CDS encoding aquaporin, translated as MTKKLIAEGLGTLILVLFGCGSAVLMGAQIGMMGIALAFGLAIVAAAYGLGAISGAHLNPAVSLGMVAAGRMNISEFAGYAAAQCAGALVGAAVLLTIASGKADYSLATNGLGQNGFGAGYLGEYSLGAALLFELVMTFIFVTVILGATASGAPGAMAGLAIGLTLAAIHLVGINVTGVSVNPARSFGPAVLVGGKALGDLWVFIAAPLAGGALAGIAYRSGLTRAGD; from the coding sequence ATGACGAAGAAACTGATCGCCGAAGGGCTTGGGACATTGATCCTTGTGCTTTTCGGCTGCGGGTCGGCGGTGCTGATGGGCGCGCAGATCGGAATGATGGGCATCGCGCTGGCCTTCGGCCTGGCCATCGTAGCGGCGGCCTACGGCCTGGGCGCGATCTCCGGGGCGCATCTGAACCCCGCCGTATCGCTGGGCATGGTGGCAGCGGGACGCATGAACATCAGCGAGTTCGCTGGCTATGCGGCCGCGCAATGTGCGGGGGCTCTGGTCGGCGCGGCAGTCCTGCTGACCATCGCAAGCGGCAAGGCAGACTATTCGCTGGCGACAAATGGCCTGGGGCAGAACGGCTTTGGCGCCGGGTATCTTGGCGAGTACTCGCTCGGTGCGGCACTGCTGTTCGAACTGGTGATGACGTTCATCTTCGTCACCGTGATCCTCGGCGCCACCGCATCGGGTGCCCCGGGCGCCATGGCCGGGCTGGCCATCGGGCTGACCCTGGCGGCGATCCACCTGGTCGGGATCAACGTGACCGGCGTGTCGGTGAACCCGGCCCGATCCTTCGGCCCGGCGGTTCTTGTGGGCGGCAAGGCACTGGGCGACCTGTGGGTCTTCATTGCGGCGCCACTCGCCGGGGGTGCACTGGCTGGCATTGCCTACAGGTCCGGCTTAACCCGGGCCGGGGACTGA
- a CDS encoding ABC transporter ATP-binding protein, with translation MTAPEAAPAIEFRKVIKRYGTATAVDGISFAIRKGELVTFLGPSGCGKTTSLRLIAGLELPSEGQVIIAGRDVSRDPASERNVGMVFQSYALFPHMTVLDNVSYSPVIRGLPKAAARDKARAILDQIGLSGLHDRLPSELSGGQQQRVAVARAIVQQPDVLLFDEPLSNVDAKLRRRVRAEIRALQRRFGLTAVYVTHDQEEALAVSDRIVVMEKGRIAQIGTPRELYDQPANAFVADFIGDANLLRGEVTAGVFVAGDLRFPVPGADGAATVSIRPERIRLGPGGTSRVVSATYLGSRTEYLLATGAGELLVSRPIAEPVLAEGAEASLLIDHADLTRVS, from the coding sequence ATGACCGCCCCCGAAGCCGCCCCCGCGATCGAGTTCCGCAAGGTCATCAAGCGGTATGGCACCGCGACGGCGGTGGATGGCATCAGCTTTGCCATCCGCAAGGGGGAACTGGTCACCTTTCTGGGGCCGTCGGGCTGCGGCAAGACCACCTCGCTGCGGCTGATCGCGGGGCTGGAACTGCCGAGCGAGGGGCAGGTGATCATCGCCGGACGCGACGTCAGCCGCGACCCGGCATCGGAACGCAACGTCGGGATGGTGTTCCAGTCCTATGCGCTGTTCCCGCACATGACCGTGCTGGACAACGTGTCCTACAGCCCCGTGATCCGCGGCCTGCCCAAGGCCGCGGCGCGTGACAAGGCACGGGCGATCCTGGACCAGATCGGCCTGTCGGGGCTGCATGACCGCCTGCCATCCGAGCTTTCGGGCGGGCAGCAGCAGCGCGTGGCGGTGGCGCGCGCCATCGTGCAGCAGCCGGATGTCCTGCTGTTCGACGAGCCCCTGTCGAATGTGGATGCCAAGCTGCGGCGGCGCGTGCGCGCCGAGATTCGGGCGCTGCAACGCCGGTTCGGGCTGACCGCCGTCTATGTGACGCACGACCAGGAGGAGGCGCTGGCCGTCTCGGACCGGATCGTGGTGATGGAAAAGGGCCGGATCGCCCAGATCGGAACCCCGCGCGAGTTGTACGACCAGCCTGCGAATGCCTTCGTGGCCGATTTCATCGGGGATGCGAACCTGCTGCGCGGCGAAGTCACGGCCGGGGTGTTCGTGGCCGGAGACCTGCGGTTCCCGGTGCCGGGGGCGGATGGTGCCGCCACGGTGTCGATCCGGCCCGAACGTATCAGGCTCGGCCCCGGCGGGACGTCGCGCGTCGTGTCGGCGACCTATCTGGGCAGCCGCACCGAATACCTTCTGGCCACAGGGGCGGGTGAGCTTCTGGTTTCGCGCCCGATCGCGGAACCCGTGCTGGCCGAGGGCGCGGAGGCCTCGTTGCTGATCGACCATGCCGATCTGACGCGGGTGTCCTGA